The following coding sequences lie in one Sedimentibacter sp. MB35-C1 genomic window:
- a CDS encoding flavocytochrome c gives MKFKKVISIILALSMILSLVACASGTIDKDDADKSEAVFTPGTYEGEAEGFHGTIKASVTVTETEITDITVDHTETSGLGDKAVEKIVMEVKGNTSLNIPMVSGATYSSKGILSAIAAALEKAGADIEMLKSKELEKNETAEDIDKTADVIVIGGGGAGLAAAVSAHQNGASVIVIEKMPQVGGNTIISGSAYNGADPNRQASLTMTDLEKQTVEGIINADQTDLEVKQWQETLKKEWEEYKDSGSTQLFDSPTLHKLQTYNGGDKLGSTKLIGILADNSLPAVEWLESLGMKFKDYVFTVLGGLWSRAHKPEKPLGTGYIETYMNYIEENSNDIEILVETKAEEFIVEGGVVKGVYADRNGGKVTLHANKGVVLAAGGFGANVEMREQYNTLWPSLKDIKTTNHTGATGDGIIMAEEINASILGMEHIQLLPMGDPVTGSLSGNIEQGVQNRIFVNKEGNRFVDEGERRDVMTKALMEQTDANMWVIVDKHSYPTGDTINNFNESIDSLVEAGRAYKSDTLEGLAELIGVDEKNLTAAVETFNQAVDGTTEDPFGRTLYADKIDTAPYYAGARVPTVHHTMGGVEINELSQVIGSDGQIIKGLYAAGEVTGGIHGSNRLGGNALADITVFGKIAGESAALAK, from the coding sequence ATGAAATTTAAAAAAGTAATAAGTATTATCTTAGCATTATCTATGATTTTAAGTTTAGTGGCATGTGCATCGGGTACGATTGATAAAGACGATGCAGATAAGAGTGAAGCTGTTTTCACTCCCGGAACTTACGAGGGGGAAGCAGAAGGCTTCCATGGAACAATAAAGGCATCTGTAACAGTAACGGAAACAGAAATAACAGATATAACGGTAGATCATACAGAAACCTCCGGATTAGGAGATAAAGCGGTAGAAAAGATTGTGATGGAAGTAAAAGGAAACACATCTCTTAACATACCAATGGTATCCGGTGCAACTTATTCAAGCAAAGGAATACTGTCTGCAATAGCAGCTGCTCTTGAAAAAGCAGGGGCCGATATTGAAATGTTAAAGAGCAAAGAGTTAGAAAAAAACGAAACAGCAGAGGATATAGATAAGACAGCCGATGTTATCGTTATTGGCGGAGGTGGTGCAGGGCTTGCTGCTGCAGTGTCAGCCCATCAGAACGGTGCCTCTGTAATTGTTATCGAAAAAATGCCTCAGGTAGGTGGAAATACAATTATTTCAGGATCAGCTTATAATGGAGCAGATCCCAACAGGCAAGCATCATTAACGATGACTGACCTTGAGAAACAAACTGTTGAAGGCATAATAAATGCAGATCAAACAGACCTTGAAGTAAAACAATGGCAAGAAACATTAAAGAAAGAATGGGAAGAATATAAAGACTCCGGTAGTACACAGCTGTTTGACTCACCTACATTGCACAAGCTTCAGACATATAATGGAGGAGATAAGCTGGGAAGTACCAAGTTGATAGGCATACTTGCGGACAACTCTCTTCCTGCTGTTGAATGGCTTGAAAGTCTTGGAATGAAATTCAAGGATTATGTATTTACTGTCTTGGGAGGGCTCTGGTCACGTGCACATAAGCCTGAAAAACCATTGGGAACAGGATATATTGAGACCTATATGAATTATATTGAAGAAAACAGTAACGACATTGAAATTCTCGTTGAAACAAAGGCAGAAGAATTTATAGTTGAGGGTGGAGTAGTTAAAGGCGTATATGCTGACAGGAATGGAGGAAAAGTAACACTTCATGCAAATAAAGGAGTTGTCCTTGCAGCAGGAGGATTTGGTGCAAATGTTGAGATGCGTGAGCAGTATAATACTTTATGGCCTTCTTTAAAAGATATTAAAACTACAAACCATACAGGAGCAACCGGAGACGGAATCATTATGGCTGAAGAAATTAACGCTTCGATATTGGGAATGGAACATATTCAGCTTCTTCCGATGGGAGATCCTGTTACAGGAAGCTTAAGCGGAAATATTGAACAGGGAGTTCAAAACCGTATATTTGTAAATAAAGAAGGAAACAGATTTGTAGATGAAGGTGAAAGAAGAGACGTTATGACTAAGGCTCTTATGGAGCAGACAGATGCTAATATGTGGGTAATAGTTGACAAGCACTCGTATCCTACAGGAGATACAATAAATAATTTCAATGAAAGCATAGACAGCTTGGTTGAGGCAGGCAGGGCATACAAATCAGATACATTAGAAGGGCTTGCTGAGCTTATAGGAGTTGATGAAAAAAATCTTACTGCTGCAGTAGAGACTTTCAATCAGGCAGTAGATGGTACAACTGAAGATCCGTTCGGTAGAACATTATATGCTGATAAGATTGATACTGCCCCATACTATGCCGGTGCAAGAGTTCCGACTGTTCACCATACAATGGGCGGAGTAGAAATAAATGAACTGTCACAAGTTATAGGTTCTGACGGACAGATAATTAAAGGATTGTATGCTGCCGGTGAAGTTACAGGCGGTATTCACGGAAGCAACAGGCTTGGCGGAAATGCATTGGCAGATATTACCGTATTTGGTAAAATTGCAGGAGAAAGTGCTGCTTTGGCAAAATAA
- a CDS encoding substrate-binding domain-containing protein, with translation MNVKKILSIVSAVLVMSLAFVGCAKTETQVPNNEQPAGQQEEEQAPSFDTDKDITVIARDAASGTRGAFHELMKIKVKEGDTEIDKLVVGALEFDGTDKVITAVEGDEYGIGYISLGSVSERIKALNVDGVEPTIDNIKNGEYAVARPFLLVTKGEESDLVKDFISFTESVQGQQIVEEKHYISSVSDPVEYTASNMSGTIKIAGSTSVTPLMEKLQEVYKELNPNVSFEMQSNGSSQGIKAAIDGSYDIGMSSRELKDEEKSQLNEHVLAMDGIAVIVNNENPISDLSSEDITKVYTGEITKWSEVE, from the coding sequence ATGAACGTAAAAAAAATATTATCGATAGTTTCAGCAGTATTAGTGATGTCTTTGGCATTTGTAGGATGCGCTAAGACTGAGACACAGGTACCTAACAATGAGCAGCCTGCAGGACAACAAGAAGAAGAGCAGGCACCGAGTTTTGATACTGATAAGGATATAACAGTAATTGCAAGAGATGCTGCTTCCGGAACAAGAGGTGCATTTCATGAACTTATGAAAATTAAAGTTAAAGAAGGAGACACAGAGATAGACAAACTGGTTGTTGGAGCTCTGGAATTTGACGGAACAGATAAAGTAATAACAGCTGTAGAGGGAGACGAATACGGTATCGGATATATTTCATTAGGATCTGTAAGTGAAAGAATTAAAGCATTAAATGTTGATGGAGTTGAACCTACCATTGATAACATTAAAAACGGTGAATATGCAGTAGCAAGACCATTTTTACTTGTTACAAAGGGAGAAGAGAGTGATTTAGTTAAAGATTTTATAAGCTTTACTGAATCTGTTCAAGGTCAGCAGATAGTTGAAGAAAAACACTACATTTCATCAGTTTCAGACCCTGTTGAATACACTGCTTCAAATATGTCAGGAACAATCAAAATTGCTGGTTCGACTTCAGTTACACCACTTATGGAAAAACTTCAAGAAGTTTACAAAGAACTTAACCCAAATGTTTCATTCGAAATGCAGTCAAACGGATCATCTCAGGGAATCAAGGCAGCTATTGACGGAAGCTATGATATAGGAATGAGTTCAAGAGAACTTAAAGATGAAGAAAAATCTCAACTTAACGAGCATGTACTTGCAATGGACGGTATAGCAGTTATAGTTAACAATGAAAACCCAATTTCTGATTTATCATCAGAAGATATTACAAAAGTATATACAGGCGAAATAACGAAATGGTCAGAGGTAGAATAA
- a CDS encoding superoxide dismutase family protein yields MDCYNNRYVCSKNYGYLNNSQYSSAIAYVSGSQEAPNIHGMIIFTDVPGGTEVFAEFVGLPIYKPASGNDAPVGPFGFHIHEYGMCQPGESGEPFGAAGGHWNPTNQPHGNHAGDFPVIFSNNGYARMAFFTDKFKVQDVIGKSVIVHKNPDDYRTQPSGASGNRIACGVIHPLL; encoded by the coding sequence ATGGATTGTTATAATAATAGATACGTTTGCTCGAAGAACTATGGATATTTAAACAATAGCCAGTACAGCAGTGCGATAGCATATGTATCCGGAAGCCAAGAGGCACCAAATATTCATGGGATGATAATTTTTACAGATGTTCCCGGCGGTACAGAAGTGTTCGCTGAATTTGTAGGGTTACCGATATATAAACCTGCTTCAGGAAATGATGCTCCTGTAGGGCCGTTTGGATTTCATATCCATGAATATGGAATGTGTCAACCAGGCGAATCAGGTGAACCGTTTGGCGCGGCCGGAGGACATTGGAATCCTACAAATCAACCACATGGAAATCATGCAGGTGATTTCCCGGTTATATTTTCAAATAATGGATATGCAAGAATGGCTTTTTTTACGGATAAGTTTAAAGTCCAGGATGTTATAGGAAAGTCAGTTATAGTTCACAAGAATCCGGATGATTACAGAACTCAGCCTTCAGGGGCATCCGGAAACAGGATAGCCTGCGGAGTGATTCACCCTCTGCTGTAA
- a CDS encoding TetR/AcrR family transcriptional regulator → MNSRSIQAKKTKEKIYNISIKLFKSKGFDNVTIQDIAKAANVSVGLFYNYYKSKNDILLQQYVKADEIFNEFVSNGIKGCTSKEKIKNYMLFYIEFVEEQPFDFIKILYNNSNTLFIKEGRAMQTLLNPIIEEAIDAGEITVPMKVNEINEYLYQGMRGLIFHWCLYNGSFDIYKRAEKYLDLMIKAL, encoded by the coding sequence GTGAACAGCCGTTCAATTCAAGCGAAAAAAACAAAAGAAAAAATTTATAATATCAGCATTAAATTATTTAAAAGCAAGGGCTTTGACAATGTAACTATTCAAGATATTGCTAAAGCTGCAAATGTTTCTGTAGGATTATTCTATAATTATTATAAATCAAAAAATGATATTCTTCTTCAGCAATACGTAAAGGCTGATGAGATATTTAACGAATTTGTGAGCAATGGAATTAAAGGATGTACAAGCAAGGAAAAAATTAAAAACTATATGCTTTTTTATATAGAATTTGTTGAAGAACAACCATTCGATTTTATCAAAATTCTTTATAACAACAGTAACACTTTATTTATAAAAGAAGGAAGAGCAATGCAGACCCTTCTCAACCCAATTATTGAGGAAGCAATTGATGCCGGAGAAATTACTGTTCCAATGAAGGTAAATGAAATTAATGAATATCTGTATCAAGGTATGAGAGGCTTAATTTTTCATTGGTGTCTTTACAACGGCAGCTTTGATATATATAAAAGAGCAGAAAAATACCTCGATCTGATGATAAAAGCTCTATAG